A region of Toxorhynchites rutilus septentrionalis strain SRP chromosome 1, ASM2978413v1, whole genome shotgun sequence DNA encodes the following proteins:
- the LOC129776629 gene encoding ADP-ribosylation factor-like protein 6-interacting protein 4 translates to MKMKRASSHRKSPRDSTTSSSSECEASRSRSSSSSCSSTSSSSNSSPERKKRKKKEQRKLKKIKKKEAKKERKIVKAQKKALKKLQKEERKAEKLLLKQQKKEAREAKRKDKSGPSAVAPSDPSLGADDCGIPLILMNTKARAPETREQYEARQAVLRRVVDPETGRTRLVKGDGEIVEECVSRTRHNEINKQATAGDGAEFQRRTIGWNVD, encoded by the coding sequence ATGAAGATGAAACGGGCATCGTCTCATCGAAAATCTCCACGAGACTCAACCACATCTTCGAGCAGTGAATGCGAAGCTAGCAGaagcagaagcagcagcagtagctGTTCTTCGACCAGCTCAAGTAGCAACAGCAGTCCGGAGCGAAAAAAGCGTAAGAAAAAAGAGCAACGGAAGCtgaagaaaattaaaaagaagGAAGCAAAAAAGGAGCGCAAAATCGTAAAAGCCCAGAAAAAAgctttgaaaaaactacaaaaagaagaaagaaaggCGGAGAAACTGTTGTTGAAGCAGCAAAAGAAAGAAGCACGAGAGGCGAAACGAAAGGACAAATCTGGACCATCAGCGGTTGCTCCGTCAGATCCGTCATTGGGGGCTGACGATTGTGGGATTCcacttattttgatgaacacGAAGGCACGTGCACCGGAAACGCGAGAGCAATACGAAGCAAGACAGGCGGTGCTGCGGCGTGTCGTCGATCCTGAAACGGGACGCACCCGATTAGTGAAGGGAGACGGGGAAATCGTCGAAGAATGCGTATCTCGTACTCGCCACAACGAAATCAATAAGCAAGCGACGGCCGGAGATGGGGCGGAGTTCCAGCGCAGGACGATTGGATGGAATGtagactga
- the LOC129776624 gene encoding zinc finger protein 250-like, whose translation MEAASVTTLLEIPSNNPTSYCRLCLSSSLVEPLYPGDTKQSLIDLIAKNVQVVLIIGEDFPCAVCHNCRAKLEDFERFRDQCQKWDSFVRARRRELTLLQETVSVPQLGGDTTELVASEEIAIKADPEALLGDDDSLPYVLTDDSWHRCKFCSEAFQSLSVLLEHFRMRHPDESRMYKCPNCSRTYSSVVISGSLSPAYKCNECDSGFSHRVGLARHKDRYHDKASPNFSANRFKCDHCSSEFVDVKHKSKHQLQMHTGAPSSTKQSPQVDGIHVCEKCAVTFSPYQALLVHIQEHHWNDPPQDSFCCSVCSKLFDKRRLLQYHILVAHLGQIPYACNHCGEWFRTKSHLKQHKTMFHERNLGDASRCEFCGQTVENEQKEIVQ comes from the exons atggaagCTGCCAGCGTGACTACTCTGCTGGAGAT TCCAAGCAACAACCCAACTTCCTACTGTCGGCTCTGTTTGTCCAGCTCCCTGGTGGAACCACTGTATCCGGGAGATACGAAGCAGAGCCTGATTGATCTAATTGCCAAGAATGTCCAAGTTGTCCTGATAATCGGAGAAGACTTTCCTTGTGCTGTGTGCCATAATTGTCGCGCCAAACTGGAGGATTTCGAACGGTTTCGAGATCAATGCCAAAAGTGGGATAGCTTTGTTCGAGCTAGGAGACGTGAACTGACATTACTACAGGAGACGGTTTCTGTTCCGCAACTTGGCGGCGATACGACAGAGTTGGTTGCGTCAGAGGAAATTGCCATCAAAGCTGACCCGGAAGCATTGCTCGGAGACGACGACAGTTTACCGTACGTGTTAACCGATGACAGCTGGCACAGATGCAAGTTTTGCTCAGAGGCATTCCAGAGTTTGTCTGTGCTTCTGGAACATTTTCGGATGCGTCACCCCGATGAATCCAGAATGTACAAATGTCCGAATTGTTCGCGAACGTATTCTTCCGTGGTGATAAGTGGTTCGCTGAGTCCGGCGTACAAATGCAACGAATGTGACTCCGGTTTCAGTCATCGCGTTGGTCTCGCTCGGCATAAGGATCGCTATCACGATAAAGCTTCTCCAAATTTTTCGGCGAATCGATTTAAATGCGATCATTGTTCCAGCGAATTTGTAGATGTTAAGCATAAATCCAAACATCAGTTACAGATGCACACGGGTGCACCAAGTAGCACTAAACAGTCGCCCCAGGTAGATGGGATACACGTGTGCGAGAAATGTGCAGTTACATTTTCACCTTATCAGGCACTGCTTGTCCACATTCAAGAGCACCACTGGAACGATCCGCCCCAAGATAGCTTCTGTTGTTCGGTTTGTTCAAAACTATTCGACAAGCGACGTTTATTGCAGTATCATATTCTGGTGGCACATTTGGGACAGATTCCGTACGCGTGCAACCATTGTGGGGAATGGTTCCGCACAAAGTCCCACCTCAAACAGCACAAGACAATGTTTCACGAGCGGAATTTAGGCGATGCTAGCCGGTGTGAGTTTTGTGGACAAACAGTTGAGAACGAGCAGAAAGAAATTGTGCAATAG